The following are encoded together in the Immundisolibacter sp. genome:
- a CDS encoding PD-(D/E)XK nuclease family protein, with product MTTAATQPLSERLPGFFRAYAETRSAPEKQRLSKWLPGFFYGFSAYRVQVEAPKTARVAIDPDGLAAFLASLKIPLIASRQGAFHFDPWEIAGLESKETRNASVLAWLLNPLGSHGLGVAAINGLLAVVNRHFQSFFNADFSAEPGQFCRVRTEINPNGEIADRVDVEIDAKNFYLIVEIKINAPEQSEQLERYCRQAEERAGNRPWAVVFLTPKGKEATSAGKYADSGRIVPMLWKSLASALEQQLPNRKAVTHDLPLLSIPRQSAEYAVRCFLKKIRSF from the coding sequence ATGACGACAGCAGCAACACAACCCCTTTCTGAGCGACTGCCGGGCTTTTTCCGAGCATACGCCGAAACGCGTAGCGCACCGGAAAAACAGAGATTGTCCAAGTGGTTGCCCGGCTTTTTTTACGGTTTTTCAGCTTACCGAGTCCAGGTCGAAGCTCCAAAGACGGCGCGTGTCGCGATTGATCCGGATGGCCTTGCTGCTTTTCTAGCGAGCCTGAAAATACCGCTCATTGCTTCACGTCAAGGTGCTTTTCATTTTGACCCGTGGGAAATAGCTGGTCTGGAATCCAAAGAAACGCGCAATGCCAGTGTGCTGGCTTGGCTGCTGAATCCGCTTGGTAGCCACGGTCTTGGCGTCGCCGCCATCAATGGCCTGCTGGCTGTGGTCAATCGCCATTTCCAGTCGTTTTTCAATGCTGATTTTTCGGCAGAACCTGGGCAGTTTTGTCGGGTGCGCACGGAAATCAACCCAAACGGCGAAATTGCCGACCGGGTGGATGTCGAGATCGATGCCAAGAATTTTTACCTTATTGTCGAAATCAAGATTAATGCCCCGGAACAGAGTGAGCAACTGGAACGCTATTGCCGGCAGGCCGAGGAACGTGCAGGCAACCGGCCCTGGGCGGTTGTTTTCCTGACCCCAAAGGGCAAGGAGGCAACTTCAGCAGGCAAGTATGCGGATTCGGGTCGGATCGTTCCTATGCTCTGGAAATCACTTGCCTCCGCGCTGGAGCAACAACTTCCGAATCGTAAAGCAGTAACACACGACCTGCCCCTTCTCTCCATTCCGCGCCAGAGTGCCGAATATGCCGTTCGGTGTTTTCTCAAGAAAATTCGTTCATTCTAA